The window CTACTGGGGCCGCTGCTTTCCCTGGGCATCAGGCCCGGGGCTGAGGGTGGGAAGGTGCTGGTGGTGCCCATGGAAGGCAGCCACTGGCTCAGCATGCGGAAGATCGTGCAGGAGCTCAGCACCAGAGGCCACCAGGCTGTCGTCCTTGCTCCAGAAGTGAGCTTGCACGTGAAAGAAGCTGACTTTTTCACCCTGACAACCTATGCCAGTGCCTACACCCAAGAAGAATATGATCAGCTCATGATGGACCATGCTAAGATGGTTTTTGAAGAAATGCATTTTctgaagatatattttaaaagtatagcAATGCTGAAAAAAGTGTCTATGCTCTTCGAAAAGTCTTGTGCAGAGCTGCTGCATAACAAAGAGCTGATCAGGTCCCTGAATGCCAGCTCATTTGATGTGGTTCTAACAGACCCCGTTTACCCCTGTGGGTCCTTACTGGCTGAGTACCTGTCTGTTCCTGCTGTGTATTTTTTGCGTAGCATTCCATGTGACTGGGATTTTGTGGGCACACAGTGTCCAAACCCTTCCTCGTATATTCCTAGGATGTTAACCAGGAATTCAGACCACATGACTTTCCTGCAGCGGGTCAAGAATATGCTCTACCCTCTGACCCTGAAATACGCTTGTGATATTACTTTCTCTCTCTACGCAAGCCTTGCCTCTGAGATCCTgcagagagagatgtacctagcGGATGTTTTCAGCTACGCGTCCGTGTGGCTGTTCCGAGGAGACTTTGTGATGGACTATCCCAGGCCCATCATGCCCAACATGGTCTTCATTGGGGGCATAAACTGTGCCCACAGGAAGCCTCTGTCTCAGGTCTGTATGGGTGCTGTTACCCAATCAGGGTTCCAGGTGGACACcatgttttaaaaactttcctTCAAGTGCTTACATGTCTACCAATCTTTCTAAAGATTCCTACTTCTCATTCTCCCTCTAACAATCTTTGGGGAGTTAAGTATTGAAGTGTCTCCAGTAGTGGCGTTATGTTGGAATGGTCACTGAGAGGAAGACAGGGCAGGGGTGAGGGTCCCGAATAAGTCAGAGAAGCCACGGTGTGGCTCAACCAAGAGCGTCCATTGATAGAGGCACTGCATTCATGGTTGTGCCATTTCTTCTGCTGTGTAGGAGCAGAGAAGCTGATCCATCTGGGATTTTTGCTTGCTGGTGCTCAGTAGAAGGACAAAGAAACTAGGAAATTGTGTTTGTTGCCAGGAATGGTTTTAAAGGTTCTGTCTTGGAATGGATGGATATGTGATTACAAGGGCACCTACACAGTCATGAGAATTAGAAGTTTGAAAGAGGTTGTGTAAGTTAAGCAGAAGTGAGACAATGCCAGAGAGGCAAGACTGGAGTTCATGATCAGAGAAAGAAGTAAGTCAACTTTTCTGAGCTTTTCTGACAGCATGTTCCCTGACCTGGAATTTGTCCTTGGAGTAGAATGTGGGGATGTTCTAGATTTGGGAAGGCATCATGAAAGTTGCATGTCAAGTGCGTCTTCTACTTGGGACACTGAAATCATCCAAGGATGGTGATAGGGGTCAGCAGATCACACCATGGGCCTAAGAACCCAGTGAAGGTGGGGTCAGCGATGAAGAGACATGAATCTAATTGTAGGTGAAGGGTTTGTCAGGAAGGTTGAGCACACCACTGAACCCCTTTTGCTTAAACTCAATTTTCCGTGGTGGAAACTGCTGCTTTACCAATAAGTTCAGAGGCTTCTTACATTAACCCTCAGTATTTGGGTTTGTTTGCTTGTGTTCTTGGGGACTGGATTTGATTTCTTAGTCCACTCAGCAAATTATTACCCGGGCAGCCCcgacccctcccctgccccagacCCGCGAGGCTGCTGCCTGGACGTGTCCCCCGGGAGACCCGCGGGCGCCAGGATCGcgcacccccaccccttcctcacccccccaccctccaccctcacccccacctgctTCTCCCTGGTCCTTTAAGTCCAGATAGGAGTGTGGAAGTCAGATGACAACAACGTCTGAATCAAAACGCGGCTGCCTTAGTtcagggcgggggtgggggggcccTTTTCACACGACGGGAATGCTCGCCCCCGTCATCAGAAGGGCGCGTGCTAGGCGCGGACATTTAAAGGGTGTGGGGGTATGGCTCTCCCCCGGCTGAGGACTCCTTCCCGgtgtcctctctcctcccagctcCCCGAGCCCCTCCGCGCTCCCGGGCACACTCCGCCTCTTCCCGCCCTCCGCGCCGCCTCCCTGGGCTCCGCTTCTCCCCGGGCTGCGAGGCCCCTGGGGGCCGCCCCCACTTCCCGCCTCTCCTTCCTGCTGTGTCCCCGCAGCCCTCGCCCCTGCAGGCCGTCACCTCTGCACACACAGCGCCGGTGTGGACTCCCCGGGTCCGGCCGAGCCCGTAAATCCTCCCGCAGAAGCGCACACCCGGCCGTGCCCGCCCTGCGCCCCAAGGGCCTTCCGTGGCCTTCGGGAGGGAGCAGGGGCCTCACCAGGACCTGAGCCAGGACATGACATTGGGGCAAAGTCTGAGCATAAACTGCAGCGTGTCAGAAAGGCCCCGAAGGGGACAGGGCCAGAGGCCAGGCCAGTGCCGGCGCCCCCGACCCGTGGGGAGCAGACCCCGGTGGCTGCTAAGGGTTACTCTGCACGTTTAGGCTGCAGGTAACTGGGACTTTTATTCCATGGGGCGGATGTGGAAGCCTCACCCTGTCCTTGTTTTCGTTCAAATGTAGGGAACTGATCTTCAATTTGCAGAATGTTGGCTTAGTAAATTATTAGTCATATTCTTTTGTGtgcttggatttttaaaaaggtctTATAACATTCTAACACCTAAATAATTTGCACACTTCTGAACCCTAAACCAGAACTTCTTCAGAAATTCCATCAAGAAATTAACAGGAACTTAGTAAGGCACCAGATTGGAAATTGAGATTAAACATCTCCAGATACAACCTGACATCTGTTCCATTGCATCAGCACCTGTGCAGCCACTATTTTAGGTGTCATAACGATTCACTCACCATTCAATTCCCAGCAGGTGCTCTGTTGGATGAAGGAGAAGAATATTGGCACTGTTgcctatttttattctctctagtTTGACCAAGTAAAATCAAGTACAGATCTTCTAGtttcactttatatattcttctcatttgaagtataaatattatattatctcaTCAATATCAATGATGTGTCATAAAACAGGTTTGTATATTGTCCTTTGCCGTGTGGCTCTGTTCAGCTTTAAAGGTTGTGCTCTTCTTAATAGGCTTTCTTAAATAATTGCAGTAGATTCTTAAGAGGCAGGGAGGAAAGGGTTGCAAGAGTGGTGAGATGGTGTCACGGCCAGCTGAGAATTTCTGGTTGGGGACACGGCACCAGTGACCCCTTAGAGCTCAGTTTCCACCTGAGAGACCATTGTTCAGAGGATGTGGGAGGTGAGGAAAGGAACCCAGTGTCCTCACACTTGTTTGGGCAATTGGATGAAACACAAGAGAGTGGACGAGGACATGGCCCTGAGAGGGTAGCGGGGTCAGGGGAGTTTATTGCAGAGGGAACAGTGGTGTTGCCCTGTGTGCAGACTGAAGTGCGTGCCCCGTGGgtggaagacaagggagagagtTATTCTGCAATGATTAACTTAAGGAGGGCATTCTGTCTTCCAATCACACTCCATTTGCTCAACGGTTTGGTGATAAGATTGACTGAAGAAATGAGGTAGAGGGCACAGCTGGGTGCAGAGTCAGCTGTGTTGGGATCCTGTGGACATGGCGACGGGCCTCCAGTTTTCCCTGTGGGTTCTCCTGGGGCTGCTGCTTTCCCTGGGCATCAGGCCTGGGGCCGAGGGCGGGAAGGTGCTGGTGGTGCCCATGGAAGGCAGCCACTGGCTCAGCATGCGGAAGGTCGTGCAGGAGCTCAGCGCCAGAGGCTACCAGGCTGTTGTCCTTGCACCAGAATTGAGCTTGCACGTGAAAGAAGCTGACTTTTTCACCCTGAAAACCTTTGCCATTTCCTACACCCAAGAAGAATATGATCAGCTCGTATTGGGCCAGAGTTACAAGGGTTTTgaaaaaatgcattttctgaagatattttttgAAAGTATAGCGATGCTGAAAAATGTGGCTATGTTGTTTGAAAAGTCTTGTGCAGAGCTGCTGCATAACAAGGAGCTGATCAGGTCCCTGAATGCCAGCTCATTTGATGTGGTTCTAACGGACCCCATTTACCCCTGTGGGTCCTTGCTGGCTGAGTACCTGTCCATTCCTGCTGTGTATTTTTTGCGTTTCATTCCATGTGACCTGGATTTTGTGGGCACACAGTGTCCAAACCCTTCCTCGTATATTCCTAGGATGTTAACCAGGAATTCAGACCACATGACTTTCCTGCAGCGGGTCAAGAACATGCTCTACCCTCTGACCCTGAAATACATTTGCGATTATTCTTTGTCTCCCTACGCAAGCCTTGCCTCTGAGATCCTGCAGAGAGAGATGTCCCTAGCGGATGTTCTCAGCTATGCCTCCGTGTGGCTGTTCCGAGGAGACTTTGTGATGGACTATCCCAGGCCCATCATGCCCAACATGGTCTTCATTGGGGGCATAAACTGTGCCCACAGGAAGCCTCTGTCTCAGGTCTGTATGGGTGCTGTTACCCAATCAGGGTTCCAGGTGGACACcatgttttaaaaactttcctTCAAGTGCTTACATGCCTACCAATCTTTCTAAAGATTCCTACTTCTCATTCTCCCTCTAACAATCTTTGGGGAGTTAAGTATTGAAGTGTCTCCAGTAGTGGTGTTAGGTTGGAATGGTCACTGAGAGGAAGACAAGGCAGGGGTGAGGGTCCCGAATAAGTCAGAGAAGCAATGGTGTGGCTCAACCAAGAGCGTCCATTGATAGAGGCACTACCTTCATGGTTGTGCCATTTCTTCTGCTGTGTAGGAGCAGAGAAGCTGATCCATCTGGGGATTTTTGCTTGCTGGTGCTCAGTAGAAGGATAAGGGAACTAGCAAATTGTGTTTGTTGCCaggaatggttttattttttttttttatttttttttttttaatcatcattttattgagatatattcacataccacgcagtcatacaaaacaaattgtactttcgattgtttacagtaccattacatagttgtacattcatcacctaaatcaatccctgacaccttcattagcacacacacaaaaataacaagaataataattagagtgaaaaagagcaattgaagtaaaaaagaacactaggtacctttgtctgtttgtttgcttcccctacttttctacacatcgatccataaactagacaaagtggagtttggtccttatggcattcccaatcccactgtcacccctcataagctacatttttatacaactgtcttcgagattcatgggttctgggttgtagtttaatagtttcaggtatccaccaccagctaccccaattctttagaacctaaaaaaggttgtctaaagtgtgcgtaagagtgcccagcagagtgatctctcggctcgttttggaatctctctgccactgaagcttatttcatttcctttcacatcccccttttggtcaagaagatgttctccatcccacgatgccgggtctacattgcCAGGAATGGTTTTAGAGGTTCTGTCTTGGAATGGATGGAGATGTGATTACAAGGGCACCTACACAGTCAAAGGAAGTAGAAGTTTCAGAGTTTGTGTAAGTTAA of the Choloepus didactylus isolate mChoDid1 chromosome 9, mChoDid1.pri, whole genome shotgun sequence genome contains:
- the LOC119544047 gene encoding UDP-glucuronosyltransferase 1A3-like — translated: MATGLQFSLWVLLGLLLSLGIRPGAEGGKVLVVPMEGSHWLSMRKVVQELSARGYQAVVLAPELSLHVKEADFFTLKTFAISYTQEEYDQLVLGQSYKGFEKMHFLKIFFESIAMLKNVAMLFEKSCAELLHNKELIRSLNASSFDVVLTDPIYPCGSLLAEYLSIPAVYFLRFIPCDLDFVGTQCPNPSSYIPRMLTRNSDHMTFLQRVKNMLYPLTLKYICDYSLSPYASLASEILQREMSLADVLSYASVWLFRGDFVMDYPRPIMPNMVFIGGINCAHRKPLSQVCMGAVTQSGFQVDTMF